Within Mytilus edulis chromosome 10, xbMytEdul2.2, whole genome shotgun sequence, the genomic segment ACTGATACAATACATTCGACAATTACAAACAAGTATCAATGTGAGGATATATTTAAGGAGAGGTAAACCAACATAAATACGCGAAAGGAACTACTAGTAGATACTAGTTTTATGATTTATTACAGGATCCAGATGGTGGAAATATCACGTATCAATTGGTATCTGGTCATTTACCACCAGGAACAAATCTTAATGCTAAAACAGGCAAAATAACTGGTCGGGCACCCGATGTGGATGCAACGTACACATTTACCATCCGGGCAACTGATCACCATGGAAAGTATGCTGATGGTAGTTTTTCAATTGATATTCGAGGTATGCGAATAACATAAGATTCAGATCAACGGTAAATGGGCGAGCTAATCTCTTTTTTAGGTTTAAAAGACTTTTTCTATTTGATGATATGCACTCCTTAAATGTAGAAGTTTCATTGCTTTATTAATTCAGTGAACACTAACCTTCTCAAATTTGCATATTCAGAGCCACAAATTGATATGTTTCAGGTTTAAAGACTTTTTTGTTAGAACTGTTTTTGAGACTTATGTGCCTAAAATAAAGTAAGCACTATTccagaataaaatatatattgtacattAATTTCTACAGTAGCTACTAGTAACAGAAGATATGAAATATTGGTAGGTTAGtgtatattttgaattttcaGAACGCGACCAATGCTTAAGTCATCCCTGTCAACATGGAGGTTCATGCACAGACGGGTTTAATGGTTTTAACTGCACATGCGGACAAGACTATGGCGGATCATTATGTGAAACAAGTAAGTATCATCCTATCGAAAGAAAGTTCATAATCATAACACAAATGCTAAGTTATCATAATTTTGATTGCATTTTATGCATACTAAAGGCCATGATTAATGAAACAAACACGATACAAACAAGATATGTAAGACATTTTGTACATTATTACACATATACTATGCTATAGAAATATCTTTACTCATTCATTGCCAATTGCGTGCTATTTTACATTTTGCAATTTTGAATAAAGTTACAGTCAATCTATACATAATCCTGCCATTTCTGAACATTTTAACATCTTTTAAATCAAAGCGTACTGGTTTCCGAAAATTTAATTATACAAGAACGGTACTTTTGGTCTGACAAACAGGTTATGTTTGTTCTCCTTCTttgattatattatttgtttcattATTCAAGAGCCCTTATGTATAAGCGTTCAATAGTGATATCAAGTCcataagctttcatttgatacctaGACATCCAAATATGTTaatcatgccaagaaattgcctccgttgaaattctgcaaatatcccatagagcaaattacatggatgtttaatattgaccatttggtatatgaccgtgttctaagcgacacgtacataaaggtcataaattaatttgttgaatgaaatcaaaactACTAATGAGTGCCGTAGGAGGTCTACCGGAATTTTTAGCTAGAATTTCTTGGCatgttatataaaagttaaagttACAGATATGCGTAGGaaatattttgtgttaaatatgtacttaAGATCTTTATGATCGGGCCCGAATACGCTGTCCTATtatatacttataattacattagatgtatgtttcattacaatacgttattctgattggctaacttcacatcacgtgttattcgttaagcaattgtatcactcaataaaacttctcatccatgataacacgaggtcccacaataaagtgcacaggagaattaaataaaaaaatttacaaaatccgtgttttcattatcctagctaacaaaatgtaattataagtattgaatacttCTTTATGTAACTTCAAAGGGTTGTTAAagtgttgaccgtgcgcacatttttagaatgaagcgcttccgcgcttcatacaaaatgtacttcggtcaacgcttttacaccccaatgaagttacaaaaagaagcattcaatttttaaataagctATAATAACCGTGTagtgacaaatatttaaaattagaaaggcATATGTATAAGAGCTTTTCATGTGTAGTAAACTCATTGAGAGAAACCAAAGTGAAAATAAGAAACAATGATGGCTCGCACATGTATCCGAAGTATCCCTGCGTATTAGAACTCTGAatatttcagatcttttgacttTTAAATACACTGCTATATTCTATGTATtgcacattttgtatattttttctatatattattAGACTGTCCAACTAACCCATTCGGTATCGCGAATGATAAAAAGATAATTCCAGATGCGCAGATGTCAGCCCACTATACGTTAAGTACACAAAATGCAGCTGACGGACGATTGAAGAGCAGTTCCGGGTGGTTAGGGACTGGAGCTGGATCATGGCTACAGGTCTGTGGACGGAATATCGATCCGctaattttattatcaaataataTGTTTTCGTTAAAGTACTGTAATTGAAACGACACTGTAAATATGTACATTTCCAGCAGACTCTTTTTTGAAACTTATTGAACTGCCTATGTCAGTAGATATGCATTATGTGAGACTAAGGGCTCATTTTAAAGCAATCGTTGAAAATGTATTATAGATCCAAATATTAATTGTATCATGTTTCCAGGATTATATTACACAGGAAAACATGAACCAACTAGTGGGAAGATGAAagatttgtaaaagttaaaagtCTACCCATAACATCTTCTTTGATTGTTGTGTTAAACAATATGATATTTCTATAAATATGTGAACTAAAACCACAATTTACTtaggtataaaataaaaattaaatgatataaaaagaaaatcaaattttgtaaaaaaacaaatacactttCCATTTcatcaatatatattttactcacgATTGTGCATATTACTTACAAAATAAAATCGCAGGTGAAAATGAAAGAAGAGTTAACTAGATTTTTCTCTAACAAGCAAGTTAAATATTAGTGTTTAAATAGTAGTTATCTAAAACCCCTATATCTTACAGGTAGATCTTGGTGAAATAAAGAAAGTTTACACAGTAGCCACCCAGGGTTACAGATCATCTTCATATTATACCCTGACTTATAATGTACAGTACAGTGCAGATGGAAACAGTTTCAAATATATTGAAGACTCGACAGGAGGCCACAAGGTTCTTCACTTATTCATAGATTGATATCAGAAATAATACATAATCTCACCTGTAATTGAGATGTATAGTAATGCACATGTAATTCcccttgtttatttatttgtttttcttgttttcgGTTGATACTAACATGTAGAGTATCgcttgttcatatttttttaattattttaggcAATTGCATGAAACCGAAAATACTGGTCAAGTTTCCATTAGATAAATGAGGTTTCTTTGGTGTCCggtaaataattcaaatatggcATGACCTTTAACATGTACAGCTTATTATACTGTAAAATATGATATTAACGGTAAACGTGATCGTATCTCAGTTATTGGATCACATTGTGTGTTGATTgcgatttcttttatttttgactCAAACCATTTGACTTCAATTACAATTTTGAACCTACAAATAACGAATCAAAGACGATCCAATTTTCCAATGGAACTCTCCTACGACGTAAACGTTACCACATTAACTATAAAGTTTCGTAAAAAGATATATTCTAGAATGAAAAGTTTGTTGCATAGGTCAAAATAAAGGTCAGTGCGGgttattttcaacatttgtatGCTCATGACTTCTTACAGataaaacttatactaaaattatatGCTTCCCGTCCCATTACACTTTGTCTTCCTAAGAATTTTATCTCACCGCTATTTATATATTGCAATTAGTAaagaaaatattgaattgaaatgTGGAATAGTTAATATGGttgcattatttttattattcgtatTTATTTTTAGGCTTTTGCTGGCAGTGTTAACTACGATACAATTGTAAAGCATTATCTAACACCACCAGTAAGTGCCAGATTTGTACGGTTTTTACCATTATCATGGCATAGTGGAGGAAATCCTGGACTAAGAGTGGAGATTTATGGATGTTAAGAATTGATGTAAACACACGATTGCATAAATGTTGGTTTTAAAATGTAACCATCATTTTGTTATGCTTGTTTTTTCTCTCCTGTATACAAAgcaatttttgaaattaaaagaacAGTTTGAAAACAACCGAACAGTATAAAATATGTTATCTCATTTAGGCCTAAACTTTGTCGAATCGTTGTATTACTTAGATCATAAATGTTGTGTTTGAATGACGCGTTAGTTGTGAATACGAAATGCCTCTCGAGAAATAAAAACGAGagtaaaaatattaatgaaattaACCATCAAAAGAGAGTAATTACagatacaaacaaacaaacaaataacttattagagtctcacctctttaaaacatttgatataaaacacaatataGGCTTACAAGTTAAGGCACCAGTTGAGTGTTTTCCCCAAAATGCATGCCAGTGGAATTCTAGCTAAAGCCATCATTGACTCAagacaaaaaaaatgttcaaaatattcgAATTATCTGAGTATTTTATCAACAGTACATTAAAGACCCATTCAAGAATAATACTGTATGTTAGAAAGTGTACGACACTGTTTGGTTAAACACATCAATACAACtaactatttcaattaaatagTTATATTGAACAAACTTCCATACACATCTCAATTAATCAAAGGCGATGTTTCATCTGTTTCTTCTGTCGTTGATTCTAGAATGCATGGTATAGACTGTCTACTCGAGTTCTTTGTGTTATTGTAAAATTGAGCGACATCTATCTCTGGAACTGAAACAGATCGGTAATTTCTCTTTGGGGTTGGAGTTGTTGTTTTTTGGATCCTATTACGAATTTGCTGTAAAAGAAACAAAGAATAATTAGTACTTAATGTAAAATAAGGAAACTGCAATACTCTGTAGATAACCACAACACTTTTCTTGTACCTTTATCTTTAAAGATAATGCAGATtaaataacgggcaaaaaaatgaCAGACGCCAATAAAAAATAaccagatgtggtatgatttgccaaagagacaaaaatcaatCTAACTAAGTTAGTGCAAGCAATTATGGGCAATTTTCCCCGAcataatatgaaacaattcaattgaaaaaacttattataacaaaacaatttacgaaaaaaatatatgacagacatgaaccaacgacaaccaatgaaaCCCAGGCTCGTAACTTGGGACTAATATGGTATTGGTGAACAGAACTGTGAacactaattttttttaacaaaatcagGAACTATTTTTAATGTATGAATTTGGAACTTGAAAGAATACTCATCTATTATGGTTTCAACATGTTAAATTtaacagattgaaaaaaatattttggagtTTAAGTGGATTTGCTAATTAAAAAGATATGTTTATGGTAATAAAATATTAAACGGaaaatcagttttaaaaaatctttcACTACATAAAGAAGGATACTGAAAAATTGTTATGTCGAACGTACTTGGAAACACAAGTTAAACATAATGGCTTTATTATGCCAGCCCTGCAATAGTAGAGGCATGTTATGTTTTCCAATCTGtgaaaaatttaataacaaaagtaacgaactctgaggaaaattcaaaacggaaatttgacagtccgtaatcaaatggcataatcaaaagctcaaatacaacacgaatggaaaacaactgtcatattcctgacatggtacaatCACTTTATGACATGAGTCCATCCGTCTGCCAGTATCAGGTCAATGTATTGGTTTCAGTTAGgtaaaatttgaattgaaaatctTTTGTGACCACTTTAATTGTCAAAGTTGATGACGAGGTAAGTGGTTTAATGTGTATCCCAAATGTAGGTCTTGACACAGATTTCAAGGTTCACTGAACAGGAAAATATAATAGTTTGAATGAGTCGTTATGTCTGATGGACACATATATTTGTTAAGGATGTTTCAACTATATTGATTTTGCTACTTATAAATGCCTCACTGACGGGTTTCTCACTTAAAAAAAGACCCAACAACATATAAAATGGTTAGATGTTAAATGCGTACGTACTTTTTCAATAACTTCAGATATGCTGGCTCTCTTAGTGTTAGCAACTTGGAGTTTATTGTCGATATTAACATCAACATCTGTTTCATCAACAATATTCTCCTGTAATAATTCCTCCATCAAATCTTCTAATGTAATAATACCCATAATCTACAACAAAATATGCAATTATTGATAACCGTGAGAAACGTGTGCATACTAGTATATGCATTATACCAAACATACAATACATCTAAGTACAATGTTTACATGCTGGATATCTATCTACTGATTGCAACAGATGTCCAATCTTAATTACAGTGCTTGATCAAACATATATACAAACACGGCAAGCATGCCAACTTAACCTCTTTACTACACGCAATGTTATATTGAGTATTATTTGAAGGTTACCACTATTTCATGTCCGAGTTTTTTTCCGAAAAACATTTTAACGCcgattatatttatttcttttccaTGCTATAGATGATATTCGAACTACATTTCACTTCAATAGTTCATTGCATATCCAATTTTTCTAGCATGAATTTCGACCTTTATAAAATTGATGATTGCTTATATTCTCCCCGAGTTTAAAAATGATACAGTAAAAGATTCACTCATGAGATTCAATATCATTTTCAACAGACAAATAACATTACAATCATTATTATGCAACGTAATTTTGATGTTTCATGTTAATCTTTCTTATGTATTTTTAAGTAAAATTACATGTTTACCTTTGGCGCCAATGAATAGGAACGTCTGTGTTCTTTCACAAATGCTAAATGCCCTAcaaaattaaaagcaaaaaatGGTTTCGCACATTATTTTCTCTTTTGACGTATCTAAAAATTCAGTATTAGGTTGGAACAATATTTTCTAtttgtaacagtttatttatatttctgttttctaTTTGTAACAGTTTATCTAAATTTCTACATATGATTAGACCGAATAAAATACAAGCATCTCATTTTACTAAGAAGTAACTtaacaaaaaacatttgaaaCTCCACAAAAACTTCAAAATAGAATATACAATATCAAATTGCAAattctaaagctcaaacacatcaaacgaatgaaaaataactgtcatataccagaaaacacttttaggaattttgtcctaaatgctcttcaacttcgtactttattttggctTTTGACTTTTtgttattcgagcgtcactgatgattcttttgtatacgaaacgcgtgtcaggcgtaaatataaaatttcaaccctggaatctatgatgagtttatctacaaccactgggtcgatgccactgctaatGGAGATTTATTTTTCCGAGGTtttcaccagccaagtagtcagcacttctgtgttgacttgagttatcattgatatgttaataattataaattaactgttaacaaaattttgaatatttgaaataattaggcttttctacctcaggaatagattaccttagttgtatttggcaacacttttagtgttcctcaatgctcttcaacttcgtactttattttggctttttaccatttatttttattcgagtgtcactgatggatctgacgtaaatataaaatttctatcctggaatctatgatgagtttatatgtcAGACTTGGTACAGATACAACACGCCTTGCATTGTCTAGATACTCTTAAGATATTTTGATAGGTACCTGAACTCTCGTTTGACTTGTAAATTCAACGTTTCAGTTCTCTTTCTCTTCCCGACTGTGATATTTAAACCAAGTACAGATAACTTGTCTGTGATATATGCAAAGCATAACATGCATACCTTGTCAAACTGATGGGTCTTACTACGTGATAGGATTCCTTCAAGTTTATTTTTATCTTGATTTATATATTACATTATGGTACATAATTCAATTCGTCATTtttaaggaaatgcctgtaccaagttaggaatatgacagttgttaaccattATATATGCATTAGTtggatgtgttttatcatttgattttgccatttaattagagactttccgttttgaattttcctcggaattcggtattttagtgattttacattttgttcaAGTGGATAAATAGTACTGTAACATTCATTAACTATTTTTACATCTGATTTACCATAGCACAGGTATCACGAACAATATTTCATATgataatacaattaattgaaCAATTACTAACACTTTTcaatattaatattcttgtaattgtcataaaatacatacatacataactATTAATCTAATCTCGATTTaatccaatttttagaaattCACATGTGACGTTATTTTTTGTGGCGTGATACATTATGGCGTTTTAGTGAAAAGTCGTAAATTAATTTTAGGTATTCAATGATATTTCTGTGGTTAAGATTTCGAAATGTACTATTacattatttatttgtgtatttctctgtcctgagtgcTCTGTCATTTAGTTTTACTGTATTCTTATCATGCAATacaattcagaatggaaatggggaatgtctcaaagagacaacaacccgaccatagagcagacaacagcccaagattaccaattggtcttcaatgcagcgagaactcccgcacccggaggagtccttcagctggcccctaaacaatatgttactagttcagtgatagtggacgtcgtactaaactccgaattatacacaagaaactaacattaaaaatcatacaagactaaaaagtcagaggctcctgacttgggacaggcgcaaaaatgcag encodes:
- the LOC139490536 gene encoding uncharacterized protein — its product is MATTKFVLLLVFPSLVFGSFFQIDYPNVNISADPGGDLTFEAGTGGDVILEPGQGGTVYISGTDLRKFIQKVKSLPPVWTKQSVHGTLGTFLSGSVVSVSVQALDPDGGNITYQLVSGHLPPGTNLNAKTGKITGRAPDVDATYTFTIRATDHHGKYADGSFSIDIRERDQCLSHPCQHGGSCTDGFNGFNCTCGQDYGGSLCETNCPTNPFGIANDKKIIPDAQMSAHYTLSTQNAADGRLKSSSGWLGTGAGSWLQVDLGEIKKVYTVATQGYRSSSYYTLTYNVQYSADGNSFKYIEDSTGGHKAFAGSVNYDTIVKHYLTPPVSARFVRFLPLSWHSGGNPGLRVEIYGC